In Fusarium oxysporum Fo47 chromosome XI, complete sequence, the following are encoded in one genomic region:
- a CDS encoding lactate dehydrogenase/glycoside hydrolase has protein sequence MGSASRVAIVGVGEVGGAVAYNLTLNSVASELLLVDLDLDVRNAQIEDLCDVSYSTNSSTRVRPATYHEAAQCDLVVITAASKHLLGQTTIDYTSRNTSMIREVMEAMKPFRADTVLLIVANPVDLLTSLAKEMSGLPSSQVIGTGTALDTYRLRGMVASRALVSPSAVDAFVVGRHGEDQVVVWSAATIGAVPIDDVKMLSAIDLSRIELICKHRSNHIILGKGSASFGIASVAANLCCSVILDKNEMYPVSHFQEDYGCCLSLPTVIGRKGILRSVPLAMSPGENAAVKVSGELLKASVELIQRDWW, from the exons ATGGGCTCAGCATCTCGAGTGGCGATTGTAGGCGTCGGTGAAGTCGGCGGTGCCGTCGCTTACAACCTCACGTTGAATTCTGTGGCGAGCGAGTTGCTTCTCGTCGACCTCGACCTCGATGTCAGAAATGCCCAGATCGAAGACCTCTGCGATGTCTCTTACAGTACTAACAGCAGTACGCGTGTACGTCCAGCCACGTACCATGAGGCTGCTCAGTGCGATCTCGTGGTCATAACCGCTGCATCTAAGCACCTGCTGG GTCAGACAACTATTGACTATACGTCTCGGAACACCTCGATGATACGTGAGGTGATGGAGGCAATGAAGCCCTTCCGAGCTGACACCGTTTTACTCATTGTGGCAAATCCAGTTGACCTACTGACATCTCTCGCCAAGGAGATGTCGGGACTTCCTTCATCTCAGGTCATTGGCACTGGTACAGCTCTCGACACTTACAGGCTTCGAGGGATGGTTGCATCTCGTGCTTTG GTATCCCCATCTGCTGTGGATGCATTTGTCGTGGGTCGCCATGGAGAAGACCAAGTAGTCGTGTGGTCCGCAGCAACCATTGGAGCGGTCCCCATTGACGATGTGAAAATGCTGAGCGCTATTGATCTCAGTAGGATCGAACTCATCTGCAAACATCGATCGAACCACATCATACTGGGCAAAGGATCTGCATCGTTCGGAATAGCTTCCGTCGCTGCTAACTTGTGTTGTTCTGTCATCCTCGATAAGAATGAGATGTACCCGGTCAGTCACTTTCAAGAGGACTATGGATGCTGTCTCAGCTTGCCAACCGTTATTGGGAGGAAGGGGATCTTGCGTTCAGTTCCCCTGGCGATGAGCCCAGGCGAGAATGCTGCGGTGAAGGTATCAGGGGAGTTGTTGAAAGCCAGTGTTGAATTAATCCAGCGAGACTGGTGGTGA
- a CDS encoding chitin synthase-domain-containing protein, with protein sequence MNSLTTEPPRSILIGKQKDQVHANVRIVHGKARSNGSDVSDTEYPAVPIPAYLVDEASSNDSYRASQPSSLRSWVPESVGTPDTQRTSVTSRPGSKGTDLIAPIPRLPVSISNNTSVGSRSDASHSSTPSVDNEITPVPQPSVERDNAPEFKSDGADQAKPKVETVAEDDIGNAVLLKRGKRKVTTQKYILTAGLIAVNFMFIFASWYWPRYYYIYLPFISFPLVLNCIMIASIAVFTLIHWVSPEKQIKPESPENMVYVIPCYNETLEECTRSLDSLVNQTGLENHKKGIMVICDGRVRGPGMTKTTGDYLNEDIFLHQTLRKKILGAYTAWDGQQMDIEISKGFYKGLPFYCIVKDQNQGKRDSLIVIRSFLYKFNTRAQNPESIFSRELFDSMTSWLENEVKMDNVDHLIGMDADTVFEDKCVTELLKESYYPNTVGVCGYVAVDFKDGNWNLWSIYQSAEYTIAQGLRRLHQSIATKKVSCLPGCCQLLKICDETCGDLVLIDLFGYFPKHMDGMLKRIRATASEDRNHICQLLVTFPHAQTRQALHARAYTDVPHSWNVFLSQRRRWTLGATSNDLLLFCAWNTQWWERIVAFSNVLTWSLNVFVIASIGCMIVAFMSQPWWLIMCFAGVMIIPLLYYVIMATWLPRNLVERAQFLLGLVVFVFLGPFLNIAVMLYAVVNMDNFGWGKTRKVITDDSEEGKSSQKEGVVSDSSSTEPKEKTATAV encoded by the exons ATGAATTCTCTCACCACTGAACCTCCTCGTTCCATTCTCATTGGCAAGCAAAAG GACCAAGTCCATGCTAATGTCAGGATCGTCCATGGCAAGGCCCGCTCCAACGGTTCAGATGTCTCAGACACTGAATATCCCGCCGTGCCTATCCCCGCCTACCTCGTCGACGAAGCTTCATCGAATGACAGTTATCGCGCTTCACAGCCTTCGTCTCTGAGATCATGGGTCCCAGAGTCAGTCGGTACACCCGATACCCAGAGGACTTCGGTGACGAGTCGTCCTGGCTCAAAAGGCACCGATCTGATTGCTCCTATCCCTCGTCTTCCTGTCTCGATTAGCAACAACACATCTGTTGGTTCTCGCTCTGATGCTAGTCACTCGTCTACTCCTTCAGTTGACAACGAGATCACACCTGTTCCTCAACCCTCGGTTGAGCGCGACAATGCCCCCGAGTTCAAGAGTGATGGTGCTGATCAGGCTAAGCCCAAGGTTGAGACTGTCGCCGAGGACGATATTGGCAATGCTGTCCTGTTGAAGCGTGGCAAGAGAAAGGTTACGACTCAAAAATACATTCTCACAGCTGGTCTGATTGCAGTCAA CTTCATGTTTATCTTTGCCAGTTGGTACTGGCCCCGATACTACTACATCTACCTccccttcatctccttccCCCTCGTCCTCAACTGCATCATGATCGCTTCCATTGCCGTCTTCACCCTCATCCACTGGGTCAGCCCCGAGAAGCAGATCAAGCCCGAGTCCCCCGAGAATATGGTCTACGTCATTCCCTGTTACAACGAGACACTCGAAGAGTGCACTCGCTCCCTCGACTCTCTCGTCAACCAGACCGGTCTCGAGAACCACAAGAAGGGCATCATGGTCATCTGCGATGGTCGTGTTCGTGGTCCTGGTATGACAAAGACCACTGGCGATTACCTCAACGAGGATATCTTCCTTCACCAGACTCTAAGGAAGAAGATTCTTGGCGCTTACACTGCTTGGGACGGCCAGCAGATGGACATTGAGATTTCCAAGGGCTTCTACAAGGGTCTGCCCTTCTACTGCATCGTCAAGGACCAGAATCAAGGCAAGCGTGACAGCCTCATTGTCATTCGATCGTTCCTCTACAAGTTCAACACCCGTGCCCAGAACCCTGAGTCCATCTTCTCGCGCGAGCTTTTCGACTCCATGACCAGCTGGCTTGAGAACGAGGTCAAGATGGACAACGTCGATCATCTCATTGGAATGGATGCCGATACCGTTTTTGAGGACAAGTGTGTCACtgagcttctcaaagagTCGTACTATCCCAACACTGTCGGTGTCTGTGGTTACGTTGCAGTTGACTTCAAGGATGGTAATTGGAACCTCTGGTCCATCTACCAATCTGCCGAGTACACCATCGCCCAAggtcttcgtcgtcttcatcagTCCATTGCCACCAAGAAGGTCTCTTGTCTTCCTGGATGCtgtcaacttctcaagatctgTGACGAAACCTGTGGCGATCTCGTTCTCATCGATCTCTTTGGTTACTTCCCCAAGCACATGGACGGTATGCTCAAGCGTATCCGCGCTACAGCCTCAGAGGATCGCAACCACATTTGCCAATTGCTCGTCACCTTCCCTCACGCCCAGACTCGCCAGGCTCTTCATGCTCGCGCTTACACTGATGTCCCTCACTCTTGGAACGTCTTCCTCTCTCAGCGTCGTCGCTGGACTCTTGGCGCTACTAGCAACGATCTTCTACTCTTCTGTGCTTGGAACACTCAATGGTGGGAGCGCATCGTTGCCTTCTCCAATGTTCTCACCTGGTCTCTTAACGTGTTCGTCATTGCATCGATTGGTTGTATGATTGTCGCTTTCATGAGTCAGCCTTGGTGGTTGATCATGTGTTTTGCCGGTGTCATGATCATTCCTCTTCTTTACTACGTGATCATGGCGACTTGGCTTCCTCGCAACCTTGTCGAGCGTGCCCAGTTCCTTCTCGGTCTCgttgtctttgtcttcttggGCCCTTTTCTCAACATTGCTGTTATGCTTTATGCTGTTGTTAACATGGACAACTTTGGTTGGGGTAAGACAAGGAAGGTCATCACTGATGACTCTGAAGAGGGGAAGTCATCACAGAAGGAGGGTGTTGTTTCTGATAGCAGCTCGACTGAGCCTAAGGAAAAGACTGCTACTGCAGTGTAG